The following are from one region of the Veillonella nakazawae genome:
- a CDS encoding electron transfer flavoprotein subunit beta/FixA family protein: MELLVCIKQVPDTSEIKLDPETNNLIRTGLPSIVNPDDMHALEAALTVKDQYEGSRVTVLSMGPPQAEEALRQCLSLGADDAVLVTDRAFGGADTLATSYTIASAIRHIQRTMNRQFQIIFCGKQAIDGDTAQVGPQIAEELGMAQATYACELSVDQSARKAVVKRQHENGYEIVEVPLPLLVTATAELNEPRQPGLWSSIYAKRYTISHITLRDMPNIDESRIGLNGSPTRVRKVYQPPLRGKVEMLPSIEEGAKKVLELAYHIKPEKFAHLLVSNDAPVEVVEDNDEGVDVKDPVQRAASVESVSPSEFKAVAAAKGTEGSKGGDR; encoded by the coding sequence ATGGAGTTATTAGTATGTATCAAACAGGTTCCAGATACATCTGAGATTAAGCTGGATCCGGAAACAAATAATCTCATCCGCACAGGCTTGCCTAGCATTGTAAACCCTGACGATATGCATGCGTTAGAGGCGGCTCTTACGGTGAAAGACCAATATGAAGGTAGTCGTGTAACCGTTTTATCCATGGGCCCTCCACAGGCTGAAGAAGCGCTTCGCCAGTGTTTGTCCCTCGGCGCCGATGATGCGGTACTCGTTACAGACCGCGCGTTCGGTGGTGCTGATACATTGGCTACTAGCTATACCATTGCGTCTGCCATCCGTCATATTCAACGGACTATGAACCGTCAATTCCAAATTATCTTCTGCGGTAAGCAGGCTATCGATGGCGATACGGCACAAGTAGGCCCTCAAATTGCAGAGGAACTCGGTATGGCACAAGCTACCTATGCCTGTGAATTATCCGTTGATCAATCTGCCCGAAAAGCAGTTGTGAAACGACAACATGAAAATGGCTATGAAATCGTAGAGGTTCCGTTGCCATTGCTTGTAACAGCAACAGCTGAACTCAATGAACCACGCCAACCAGGTCTTTGGAGCTCTATTTATGCGAAACGTTATACCATTTCTCATATTACATTGCGCGATATGCCGAATATTGATGAAAGTCGTATCGGGCTTAACGGCTCTCCTACGCGGGTGCGCAAGGTATACCAACCACCTCTTCGTGGCAAGGTAGAAATGTTGCCATCCATCGAGGAAGGGGCTAAAAAGGTTCTTGAATTGGCTTATCATATTAAGCCTGAAAAATTTGCTCATTTATTGGTGTCAAATGATGCACCGGTTGAGGTAGTTGAGGATAATGATGAGGGCGTAGATGTAAAAGACCCAGTACAACGGGCTGCATCTGTGGAAAGCGTGTCCCCTAGTGAGTTTAAGGCGGTAGCAGCTGCTAAAGGTACTGAAGGTTCTAAAGGAGGTGACCGGTAA
- a CDS encoding ABC transporter permease: MSRQKPYTLYVMLVLAALWIAFFLCAPYIAPFDPETTNIADRLQDISSTHLLGTDQLGRDVWSRILYGGKASLGIAFTIIGISGAIGIAIGGLAGFSTPSIDRWLSRLIDLVLGFPNMVIAIAFIGIMGPSITNVIISLCITKWAEYARITRGLVQIERHAEYITFARMSGASNLRILWRYILPNVLPPLVIVIIQHLGDAIILVASFSLIGIGVQPPDPEWGAILLSSRDFLQTAPWLLIYPGLAIFITVVLFNYIGDALRDALDVSR, translated from the coding sequence ATGAGTAGACAAAAGCCCTATACTTTATACGTTATGTTGGTATTAGCAGCTCTATGGATCGCATTTTTCTTATGCGCTCCCTATATAGCACCATTTGATCCTGAAACGACGAATATCGCGGACCGCTTACAAGATATTAGTAGTACCCATCTATTAGGTACTGACCAACTCGGTCGTGATGTGTGGTCTCGCATCCTTTATGGCGGTAAAGCATCATTAGGAATTGCTTTCACCATCATTGGCATTAGTGGGGCCATCGGTATCGCTATTGGTGGGTTAGCAGGATTCTCTACACCTAGCATTGACCGTTGGTTATCTCGCTTGATTGATTTGGTACTAGGGTTTCCGAACATGGTGATTGCCATTGCTTTCATCGGTATTATGGGACCTAGCATAACGAATGTAATCATTTCCTTGTGCATTACGAAATGGGCGGAATATGCCCGTATCACGAGAGGCCTCGTACAGATTGAACGCCACGCGGAGTATATTACCTTTGCTCGTATGTCAGGTGCTTCAAATCTACGAATTCTGTGGCGCTATATTCTGCCGAATGTATTGCCACCGTTGGTGATTGTTATTATTCAACATCTAGGTGATGCCATCATTTTGGTAGCCAGTTTCTCGCTCATAGGCATCGGTGTGCAACCGCCGGATCCGGAGTGGGGCGCTATCTTGTTGAGCTCCCGAGATTTTCTACAAACGGCGCCGTGGCTGCTAATTTACCCGGGGCTCGCTATTTTTATTACTGTTGTTTTATTTAACTATATTGGTGATGCGTTGCGCGATGCCCTCGATGTATCTCGCTAA
- a CDS encoding ABC transporter permease, translating into MYRLILQRLASIVGILLVVTIGTFVLIKLSPIDPVSMKFNLVGATPDPVLVAQLREQLGLNDPWWQQYMRWLSQIVQGDFGESILYAVPVTTLLKGALPNTLGLVSLALVMGIVVTIPLGMLSAKYQDSWIDHGVRLVTFLALAIPGFWVGLLLLYLFGVKLQLVSVTNTNGFSAYVLPAVTLALWICGLYIRRLRNAILEVSRQPFVQGARALGLPEWMVYTRYIFPHVGLMLLPMMGVTMGAMLGGSAVIETVFSIKGIGYMMVQGIMARDYILMQGYIIWITLVFIVINIIIDVLSVWLNPKRRAAIKGGSYE; encoded by the coding sequence TTGTATCGATTAATACTACAGCGTTTGGCGAGTATTGTAGGTATTTTATTGGTAGTTACTATTGGTACATTTGTATTGATAAAATTATCTCCTATCGACCCCGTGTCGATGAAGTTTAATCTTGTAGGGGCTACACCTGATCCAGTATTGGTGGCACAACTGAGGGAGCAACTAGGTTTAAATGACCCTTGGTGGCAACAATATATGCGTTGGCTTAGTCAAATTGTGCAAGGAGACTTTGGTGAGTCTATACTTTATGCAGTGCCTGTGACCACGTTGTTGAAAGGGGCCCTACCAAATACATTGGGGCTCGTATCTTTAGCTCTTGTTATGGGGATAGTGGTGACCATACCGCTCGGTATGTTATCTGCAAAGTATCAAGACTCATGGATTGATCATGGAGTTCGTCTCGTTACATTCCTAGCATTAGCAATCCCTGGGTTCTGGGTCGGTTTATTATTACTGTACTTATTCGGTGTTAAATTACAGCTAGTGTCGGTAACGAATACCAATGGCTTTTCTGCCTATGTATTGCCCGCGGTAACCCTTGCTTTATGGATATGTGGTCTCTATATTCGTCGGTTGCGCAATGCTATTTTAGAAGTGTCGCGACAGCCCTTTGTACAGGGGGCGCGAGCATTAGGCTTGCCAGAATGGATGGTCTACACCCGTTACATATTCCCTCATGTGGGACTTATGTTGTTGCCTATGATGGGGGTAACTATGGGTGCTATGCTAGGTGGCTCTGCCGTTATTGAAACGGTATTCTCCATAAAAGGTATTGGTTACATGATGGTACAAGGCATTATGGCTCGCGATTATATTTTGATGCAAGGTTATATCATCTGGATTACCTTGGTGTTCATCGTAATTAATATCATCATTGATGTATTGAGTGTTTGGCTGAATCCGAAACGAAGAGCCGCTATAAAAGGAGGTTCTTATGAGTAG
- a CDS encoding ABC transporter substrate-binding protein, with translation MKRWLLACLTMLCMVALLVGCGSDTAKQGKQGKHMNVGLYWFGETLDPTHEWDAWTLTRIGAGETLATVTPDMKFAPQLADSWENVDPTTWKFHIRENVKFHNGTPMTPQKVKESIEYTMKQSARSAKAVKIESIAVDGQNLIIKTTEPNGSLLSSLTEPAFVIMDTADLKDIASKPVLTGPYKITSFKKGETIELAAFADYWGGKPGLDSVTVKDIEDNNKRAMALQSKDVDVIQKVDSANRSLFKDGFNIQDVAGVRVFMLKANNTEASPLHDKAVRSAIAHIINYDSMAKIIGNGSTPGAAPFPPSANLGYDAIANKPMTDVAKADQILTQAGYAKNANGMYAKDGKELAITIAIWGKDTSLYEEIQQELKKAGIAVTLKKLQSPDEVDTLGTDGFDLVERNVVTMSTNDPYWFLSLFYKTGAKSNIGGYSNPQVDALIDQLSVTFDQNERSNIAKQAQQILVDDVADIYLLYPSATVVSTTKVKNVPVHPIDYYLLTKDSTIE, from the coding sequence ATGAAACGTTGGTTATTAGCATGTCTAACTATGCTGTGCATGGTAGCTCTCTTGGTAGGTTGCGGAAGTGATACCGCTAAACAAGGCAAACAAGGGAAGCATATGAATGTTGGTTTGTATTGGTTTGGTGAAACATTAGACCCAACTCACGAGTGGGATGCGTGGACATTGACGCGTATCGGCGCTGGTGAAACATTGGCAACGGTAACACCAGATATGAAATTTGCCCCTCAATTAGCAGACTCTTGGGAAAATGTGGATCCTACAACTTGGAAATTCCACATCCGTGAAAATGTAAAATTCCATAATGGTACGCCTATGACTCCACAAAAGGTTAAAGAGTCTATCGAGTACACTATGAAACAAAGTGCTCGTTCTGCAAAAGCTGTTAAGATTGAATCTATCGCAGTAGATGGTCAAAACTTGATTATTAAAACAACAGAACCTAATGGTTCCTTGTTATCTAGCTTGACTGAACCAGCTTTCGTTATCATGGACACTGCAGATCTTAAAGATATAGCATCTAAACCAGTTCTTACAGGTCCTTACAAAATCACTTCTTTCAAAAAAGGTGAAACAATTGAACTTGCGGCCTTCGCAGATTACTGGGGCGGCAAACCAGGTCTTGACTCTGTAACTGTAAAAGACATCGAAGACAATAACAAACGCGCTATGGCGTTGCAATCTAAAGACGTAGACGTAATTCAAAAAGTGGACTCTGCTAACCGCAGCTTGTTCAAAGACGGTTTCAATATTCAAGACGTTGCTGGCGTTCGTGTGTTTATGTTGAAAGCAAACAACACAGAAGCATCTCCATTACATGATAAAGCTGTGCGTTCCGCTATTGCTCATATTATTAACTATGATTCCATGGCTAAAATCATTGGCAATGGCTCTACACCAGGGGCGGCACCATTCCCGCCATCTGCCAACTTAGGCTATGATGCGATTGCTAATAAACCGATGACAGATGTAGCAAAAGCTGACCAAATCTTGACTCAAGCTGGTTACGCTAAGAATGCAAACGGCATGTATGCAAAAGATGGCAAAGAATTAGCGATTACTATTGCTATTTGGGGTAAAGACACAAGCTTATACGAAGAAATTCAACAAGAATTAAAAAAAGCTGGTATTGCTGTAACTCTTAAGAAATTACAAAGCCCTGATGAAGTAGATACACTTGGTACAGATGGTTTCGATTTAGTAGAACGCAATGTAGTGACTATGTCTACAAACGATCCTTACTGGTTCCTCAGCTTATTCTACAAAACTGGTGCGAAATCAAACATTGGTGGCTACTCTAACCCTCAAGTAGATGCGTTAATCGACCAATTGTCCGTAACATTTGATCAAAACGAACGCTCTAATATTGCAAAACAAGCGCAACAAATCTTAGTTGATGACGTAGCAGATATCTATTTGTTGTATCCAAGTGCAACGGTTGTATCTACTACAAAAGTTAAAAATGTACCAGTACATCCAATCGATTACTACTTATTAACAAAGGATTCTACTATTGAATAA
- a CDS encoding GyrI-like domain-containing protein, translated as MTAVKHEWRKHEKELYCPKQQAVQVTVPSMKFLVLEALWKQIEHTEQFDKNNLQYRVMIRQPDFVTPDVLEGAIINVSKKKSLPRFKDVRLESIEDGDCVQILHVGPYDNEPESFVKVDEFCSAHNLQRANDEWHREIYLSDARKVEPAKLKTVLRVQVKSMQF; from the coding sequence ATGACAGCAGTAAAGCATGAATGGCGCAAGCACGAAAAGGAATTGTATTGTCCAAAGCAGCAGGCGGTGCAGGTTACGGTGCCGAGCATGAAGTTCCTTGTGCTGGAGGCGCTTTGGAAGCAGATCGAGCATACGGAGCAGTTTGATAAGAATAATCTGCAATATCGGGTGATGATCAGACAACCTGATTTTGTGACTCCTGATGTGTTGGAGGGCGCCATTATTAATGTGTCCAAGAAAAAATCGTTGCCTCGATTTAAGGACGTGCGGCTCGAATCGATAGAGGATGGAGATTGCGTGCAGATATTGCATGTCGGGCCTTATGATAATGAACCGGAATCGTTTGTGAAAGTGGATGAATTCTGCTCTGCTCATAATTTGCAACGTGCTAACGACGAGTGGCATCGGGAAATCTACTTGTCTGATGCGCGAAAGGTGGAGCCCGCTAAATTGAAAACTGTACTGCGTGTGCAAGTTAAATCAATGCAGTTTTAA
- a CDS encoding Ferredoxin-like protein, which yields MKLEERLGANKYYVDETSPHILVDGAGFSHEEKMKLVNGCPAGLYTLQENGDLAFDFAGCLECGTCRVLCGETIVKTWKYPHNAKGVEFRQG from the coding sequence ATGAAATTAGAAGAGCGTTTGGGCGCCAATAAATATTATGTAGATGAAACGTCTCCTCATATCTTGGTGGATGGCGCTGGTTTTAGCCACGAAGAGAAAATGAAACTCGTAAACGGCTGTCCTGCCGGTCTATATACATTACAAGAGAATGGCGATTTAGCCTTTGATTTCGCTGGTTGCTTAGAGTGCGGTACATGCCGCGTTCTTTGTGGTGAAACAATAGTAAAAACATGGAAATATCCGCATAACGCTAAGGGCGTAGAATTTAGACAGGGGTGA
- a CDS encoding electron transfer flavoprotein subunit alpha/FixB family protein produces the protein MAVTNFDEYRDVFVVADTIDDVVHPVTYELIGQARRIAKELGQLVQVMLLGENVQTEAEELVAHGADIVHVFESPLLKYYTTDGYTKVLTDFFEDHKPNILLIGATNNGRDLAPRMSGRMQNGVVADCTILTVDTNEGLVEWTRPALGGNILAEIISPNHRPQMGSVRPNVFKKPERIADSWGRIQIEQFDLKPEDIRMKRLDFIPFSKDGYNIQEADIIVAGGRGMGSKENFDKLYELADAIGGVVGATRPLVEKGWIELPYQVGQTGKTVSPKLYLAFGISGAIQHVSGISGADTIVAINNDPQAEIFQHANYGIVGDCMEVLNDMLAHLK, from the coding sequence ATGGCCGTAACAAATTTTGATGAATATAGAGACGTCTTTGTTGTAGCCGATACCATCGATGACGTGGTACATCCGGTTACGTATGAACTGATCGGTCAAGCTCGCCGCATTGCTAAGGAATTGGGCCAGCTCGTTCAAGTTATGCTCCTTGGTGAAAATGTGCAAACCGAAGCAGAGGAACTGGTAGCACATGGTGCTGATATTGTTCACGTTTTTGAAAGCCCCCTTTTGAAATACTATACAACGGATGGCTATACTAAGGTATTAACAGATTTCTTTGAAGACCATAAGCCGAATATCCTCTTGATTGGTGCCACTAACAACGGCCGTGACTTGGCGCCTCGCATGTCTGGTCGTATGCAAAACGGCGTTGTTGCGGACTGTACGATCTTGACAGTAGATACGAATGAAGGCCTTGTTGAATGGACACGTCCTGCCTTGGGCGGCAATATTTTGGCGGAAATCATTTCTCCAAACCATCGTCCTCAAATGGGTTCTGTACGTCCTAACGTATTTAAAAAACCTGAACGCATCGCAGATAGTTGGGGTCGTATCCAAATTGAACAATTTGACCTCAAGCCTGAAGACATTCGCATGAAGCGTCTCGACTTCATTCCGTTCAGCAAAGATGGTTACAATATCCAAGAAGCAGATATCATTGTAGCTGGTGGCCGTGGTATGGGCTCCAAAGAAAACTTCGATAAACTTTACGAACTAGCTGACGCTATCGGTGGCGTTGTGGGGGCTACACGCCCACTCGTTGAAAAAGGATGGATTGAATTGCCATATCAAGTAGGTCAAACAGGTAAAACTGTAAGTCCTAAACTATACTTGGCATTTGGTATCTCCGGCGCTATCCAACACGTGAGCGGCATCTCCGGTGCTGACACAATCGTGGCTATTAACAACGATCCACAAGCAGAAATCTTCCAACACGCTAACTATGGCATCGTAGGGGATTGCATGGAAGTGTTAAATGATATGTTGGCGCATCTGAAATAA
- a CDS encoding ABC transporter ATP-binding protein — translation MNKSDCIVFDKVTISYGAEEAVRNVSFSVPTGEVFAIVGESGSGKSTLVRAAFGMLKQATISGQILLNGTDVSTLSDGDWRQLRGTKISMIFQNPSAYLNPNRTVENHFKDLFCAHGESYDVSRVIDMLNLVHLTDGERILQSYPFQLSGGMQQRLAIALSLILKPSIVFADEPTSALDMLVQASVLDLLKEVTQALGATVIIVTHNIKAAARIANRIGVMNKGQLVEVGSTEEVMAHPKDEYTRILLDSVMKVV, via the coding sequence TTGAATAAATCTGATTGTATCGTATTTGATAAGGTTACAATTTCATATGGTGCGGAAGAGGCGGTGCGTAATGTATCCTTCTCCGTGCCCACTGGTGAGGTCTTTGCCATCGTTGGTGAAAGTGGCTCTGGTAAATCTACATTAGTTCGTGCCGCTTTTGGCATGTTGAAACAAGCTACCATTAGCGGCCAAATTTTGCTAAACGGAACCGATGTTTCTACATTGAGTGATGGTGATTGGCGACAATTGCGGGGCACGAAGATTTCTATGATCTTTCAAAATCCCAGCGCCTATCTAAATCCAAATCGCACCGTAGAAAATCACTTTAAGGATTTGTTCTGTGCTCATGGTGAAAGCTATGATGTAAGCCGCGTTATAGATATGCTTAATCTTGTTCACTTAACTGACGGAGAGCGTATCTTGCAGTCCTATCCGTTTCAGTTGAGCGGTGGTATGCAACAGCGGTTAGCAATAGCTTTAAGCCTCATCTTGAAGCCTAGCATCGTATTTGCTGACGAACCGACTAGTGCTCTGGATATGCTCGTGCAAGCCTCTGTGCTAGACCTTTTAAAAGAGGTAACACAAGCCCTTGGTGCAACGGTGATTATTGTAACCCATAATATCAAGGCGGCGGCGCGCATTGCCAATAGGATTGGGGTTATGAATAAGGGGCAACTCGTTGAAGTAGGCTCTACCGAAGAGGTCATGGCCCATCCAAAAGATGAGTATACTCGTATTTTGTTAGATTCCGTAATGAAAGTGGTGTAG
- a CDS encoding ABC transporter ATP-binding protein, which yields MIQVEHLCKQYTNLNHTVHAVDNVSFSVAPNERVGIAGGSGSGKSTLLRMIAMLEKPTSGILRLFGEEIHSIQNHTEIYRSMQMMFQNPLAVIPPRMNLEAFLLEPYINYGLMDVASAKDDIRKWMQRVDLPENTVYKYPHEVSGGQLQRLVLARIMLMHPKLVLFDEPTSALDAVNQKLVLDLLQKLHSEQPFGYVFVSHDIGLLQAVTDRIIVMKDGQIVETIESKRLKEAVHLYTKALVEASV from the coding sequence ATGATTCAAGTTGAGCATTTATGTAAACAATATACGAACCTCAATCATACGGTCCACGCCGTTGATAACGTATCCTTTTCCGTGGCTCCCAATGAACGTGTAGGTATTGCTGGTGGTAGTGGTTCCGGTAAAAGTACATTGCTTAGGATGATTGCTATGCTAGAAAAACCTACATCTGGCATCTTGCGACTCTTTGGTGAGGAAATCCATTCCATTCAAAATCACACAGAAATATATCGCTCTATGCAGATGATGTTCCAAAATCCCTTGGCGGTAATTCCACCGAGGATGAACTTAGAAGCATTTCTCTTAGAGCCGTATATCAACTATGGGCTTATGGATGTGGCGTCAGCAAAGGACGATATCCGTAAATGGATGCAACGAGTAGACTTGCCAGAAAATACGGTGTATAAATACCCTCACGAAGTCAGCGGTGGTCAGCTGCAACGGTTGGTACTGGCAAGGATTATGTTGATGCATCCAAAACTAGTACTCTTTGATGAACCTACATCAGCCCTTGATGCGGTGAACCAAAAATTAGTGTTAGACCTATTACAAAAACTCCATTCGGAACAACCCTTCGGCTATGTGTTTGTCAGCCATGACATCGGACTATTACAAGCTGTAACAGACCGAATCATCGTTATGAAAGATGGGCAAATCGTAGAAACCATCGAATCAAAACGACTTAAAGAAGCGGTACACCTATATACAAAAGCACTTGTGGAAGCGAGTGTGTGA
- a CDS encoding FAD-dependent oxidoreductase yields MAIDRNETFDVIVVGAGPAGSAAALRLAEQRVKVLLIERGTAPGAKNMMGGRIYTHSLERLVPDFRDRAPLERKVTKERISIGAGNEMTTIEYSYEDGQPNEESYVVLRAKFDKWLAEEAEKKGALLVSNVQVTDLITEGEGKKQRVVGVRCHDDEVYAKLVIIAEGSNTLLLEKSGLIAPTDPSTMAVGVKEVYKLKKEDLENRLMLSGDDGMAWLTLGDMTSGLLGGGFIYTNKDSLSVGMVVGLEDIGKADRSVDDMLSAFTSHPRIAPLLKNGQLKEHSAHLVPEGGYKSMPELGGNGYVIVGDAARMCMNLGYTIRGMDLAIESGMCAADAVNVALRDENMDRVAKLYERQIKASWLLKDLKRYKNMPKFLATHPRIFNEYPAFVNNLMRDVFTVNGDGAVPMMKKIMRRVGDIGLFTLIRDVWKGVRSL; encoded by the coding sequence ATGGCAATTGATCGCAATGAAACATTTGACGTTATCGTTGTTGGTGCAGGCCCAGCAGGCTCTGCGGCGGCGTTACGCCTCGCGGAGCAACGGGTAAAGGTTTTACTCATTGAACGCGGTACCGCACCAGGCGCTAAAAATATGATGGGTGGACGTATCTATACGCATTCTTTAGAACGGTTAGTACCGGACTTTAGAGACCGTGCCCCATTGGAACGTAAGGTAACAAAAGAACGCATTTCTATTGGCGCTGGCAATGAAATGACGACTATTGAATACAGCTACGAAGATGGACAACCTAACGAGGAATCCTACGTAGTATTACGCGCCAAATTCGATAAATGGCTTGCTGAAGAGGCTGAGAAAAAAGGGGCTCTTCTCGTATCCAATGTACAAGTAACAGATCTCATTACTGAAGGAGAAGGCAAAAAACAACGTGTTGTGGGTGTTCGGTGCCACGATGATGAAGTATATGCAAAACTCGTTATCATCGCAGAAGGCTCCAATACATTATTATTAGAAAAGTCTGGCCTCATAGCTCCTACTGATCCAAGTACAATGGCAGTAGGTGTAAAAGAGGTATACAAACTAAAGAAAGAAGATCTTGAAAATCGACTCATGCTGTCTGGTGATGACGGGATGGCATGGCTCACTTTAGGCGATATGACCTCTGGCTTATTAGGCGGTGGTTTTATTTACACAAATAAAGATAGCCTTTCTGTAGGTATGGTTGTAGGCCTTGAAGATATTGGCAAAGCCGATCGTTCTGTAGACGATATGCTGTCAGCTTTCACAAGCCATCCAAGAATTGCACCATTATTGAAAAATGGTCAATTGAAAGAGCATAGTGCTCATCTCGTACCAGAAGGCGGCTATAAATCTATGCCTGAGTTGGGCGGTAATGGGTATGTTATCGTCGGTGATGCGGCACGTATGTGTATGAATCTTGGCTATACTATTCGTGGTATGGACCTTGCCATCGAGTCCGGTATGTGTGCAGCAGATGCGGTTAACGTAGCCTTGCGCGACGAAAATATGGACCGTGTGGCTAAGTTGTATGAACGTCAAATCAAGGCTTCTTGGTTGCTGAAGGATTTGAAGCGTTACAAGAATATGCCTAAATTCCTTGCTACACATCCACGTATTTTCAATGAATACCCAGCATTTGTTAACAATTTGATGCGCGACGTATTCACTGTAAATGGTGATGGTGCAGTGCCAATGATGAAAAAAATTATGCGCCGTGTCGGAGACATTGGCTTATTTACCTTGATTCGTGATGTTTGGAAAGGGGTGCGTTCCCTATGA
- a CDS encoding SDR family NAD(P)-dependent oxidoreductase, giving the protein MARNIFVTGATSGIGLCIAEAYAKHGDNVLISGRRAELLGEVQARLSKEYGVRIETLVLDVRSREDVESKVPAAIEAFGGVDVLVNNAGLAQGLDPFQDSAVDDAVTMIDTNVKGLLYVTKAVLPFMIDKNEGHIVNMGSTAGIYAYPNGAVYCATKAAVKTLSDGIRMDTIATDIKVTTIQPGIVETPFSEVRFHGDAERAKSVYAGIEAVQPEDVADVVLYVTNQPKRLQISDVTIMANQQAAGFMVHKK; this is encoded by the coding sequence ATGGCTCGTAATATTTTTGTCACTGGTGCAACGTCTGGTATTGGTCTTTGTATTGCTGAGGCTTATGCAAAGCATGGAGATAATGTGTTGATTTCTGGTCGTCGTGCTGAGTTATTGGGCGAGGTACAGGCTCGTTTGTCTAAGGAATATGGCGTGCGTATTGAGACTTTAGTTCTTGATGTGCGTAGTCGCGAGGATGTTGAAAGCAAGGTTCCTGCTGCTATCGAGGCTTTTGGTGGCGTCGATGTGCTCGTTAATAATGCGGGTCTTGCACAAGGGCTTGATCCTTTCCAAGATAGTGCTGTTGATGATGCGGTGACTATGATTGATACCAATGTGAAAGGACTTTTATATGTAACAAAAGCAGTACTACCTTTTATGATTGATAAAAATGAAGGTCATATTGTAAATATGGGTTCTACTGCAGGCATTTATGCATATCCTAATGGCGCAGTGTACTGCGCTACAAAGGCAGCTGTTAAGACATTAAGCGATGGCATTCGCATGGATACCATAGCTACAGATATTAAGGTTACTACCATTCAACCAGGCATCGTAGAAACTCCATTCAGTGAAGTACGATTCCACGGTGATGCGGAACGAGCTAAATCTGTATATGCTGGCATTGAGGCTGTTCAACCAGAGGATGTGGCCGATGTTGTACTATATGTAACAAACCAACCTAAACGCTTGCAAATCTCTGATGTAACCATCATGGCGAACCAACAAGCGGCAGGCTTTATGGTACATAAGAAATAA